A DNA window from Pseudodesulfovibrio thermohalotolerans contains the following coding sequences:
- a CDS encoding HAD hydrolase family protein — MAAFPPVTLLVRNIVNSADFYKNALGFDLAWDGLLVGPYGQSLRLVEGRDTTAGGCVIVTLEVPDVVRAVEGILDNGGGRAEKLMGDEPIYLGPDGEMLSLTGRGVPGLERVGLIVYDFDGVMTDNRVLTDQEGRESVFANRSDGMGVNLIRALGITQVILSTEVNPVVKARADKIGLEAVHGIRDKGAALINLAEKNGVSVSEVLFVGNDVNDADAMGLAGFKVAPADAHPAVLALADLVTEARGGQGVIRELADILAAARG, encoded by the coding sequence ATGGCCGCATTTCCCCCCGTGACCCTGTTGGTCCGAAACATCGTCAATTCCGCTGACTTCTACAAGAACGCCCTGGGATTCGATCTGGCCTGGGACGGGCTTCTGGTCGGGCCTTACGGTCAGTCCCTGCGCCTTGTGGAGGGGCGGGATACCACGGCCGGGGGGTGCGTGATCGTCACCCTGGAGGTGCCGGACGTGGTCCGCGCGGTGGAGGGCATTCTGGACAACGGCGGAGGCCGCGCCGAAAAGCTCATGGGGGACGAGCCCATCTACCTCGGGCCGGATGGCGAAATGCTCTCCCTGACCGGCCGAGGCGTGCCCGGCCTGGAACGTGTGGGGCTTATCGTCTACGACTTCGACGGCGTGATGACCGATAACCGCGTGCTTACCGATCAGGAGGGGCGCGAATCCGTGTTCGCCAACCGCAGTGACGGCATGGGCGTCAACCTTATCCGCGCCCTGGGCATCACCCAGGTCATTCTTTCCACCGAGGTCAATCCCGTGGTCAAGGCCAGGGCCGACAAGATCGGCCTGGAAGCCGTTCACGGCATCCGCGACAAGGGTGCCGCTCTCATCAATCTTGCCGAGAAAAACGGTGTTTCCGTGAGCGAAGTGCTCTTCGTCGGCAACGACGTCAACGACGCCGACGCCATGGGACTGGCCGGGTTCAAGGTCGCGCCCGCCGACGCTCATCCGGCCGTCCTTGCCCTGGCCGATCTCGTCACCGAGGCCCGGGGCGGGCAGGGCGTGATCCGCGAACTGGCCGACATTCTCGCCGCTGCAAGGGGCTAG
- a CDS encoding DNA integrity scanning protein DisA nucleotide-binding domain protein, with protein sequence MSQASFENICIFHILDGLRDGLSHFSPPSRVAVVYAVGRGEPPRICDPQGLLEGHEPKLQDYFLYSSRWRGKEERIEGLRVLSPDEVGLDLAGLINLAARSNSVSYQMWFTEEHPDMCSLGPTRSWLEYAAELFSQHFATGSVLGLDTAGFMLQHCAIHAIRDYIVDERSRQGWLDTQIRVYPFLDALIGVSATKEEGAAPRGRIVVVEPTQLDQVRFICRFPEHEQPKTANFKHVRKLLQAVEDSGRVLVSNGTSVLGIAIGPMPGAYLAAQFSGSYGFLWIRDQLVCSFGDGRFRSSNLRANLVQLEEQLLETDMTMEKQNALFKIVTTMVNRVRDRKHGCTLVVDMAREPMTMSGQHLVEPLDLTSTSHLKLACSLAKLDGAVHIGRDLKLHGFACLMDGRSVPGENRARGARFNSALRFTAEHEELVVVVVSADRPVSIIKDGVELTALCHFQHICGLRRPPLLAEWVMS encoded by the coding sequence ATGTCGCAAGCATCGTTCGAGAACATCTGCATATTTCACATTCTGGATGGCCTGCGGGACGGGCTGTCCCATTTCTCTCCGCCGAGCCGGGTGGCCGTGGTCTATGCCGTGGGCCGGGGTGAGCCGCCGCGCATCTGCGATCCGCAGGGGCTGCTCGAAGGCCATGAGCCCAAGCTTCAGGATTATTTTCTGTATTCGAGCCGCTGGCGCGGCAAGGAGGAGCGCATCGAGGGGTTGCGCGTCCTCAGCCCGGATGAGGTCGGATTGGACCTTGCCGGACTCATCAACCTGGCGGCGCGGTCCAACTCCGTGAGCTACCAGATGTGGTTTACCGAAGAGCACCCGGATATGTGCTCCCTCGGTCCCACGCGGAGCTGGCTGGAATACGCGGCCGAGCTTTTTTCCCAGCATTTTGCCACGGGCAGCGTCCTGGGCCTGGACACCGCCGGATTCATGCTTCAGCACTGCGCCATTCACGCCATTAGGGATTACATCGTGGACGAGCGTTCCCGCCAGGGGTGGCTGGATACCCAGATCAGGGTTTATCCTTTCCTGGACGCGCTTATCGGCGTGTCGGCCACCAAGGAGGAAGGCGCTGCCCCGAGGGGGCGCATCGTGGTGGTGGAGCCCACCCAGCTCGATCAGGTCCGCTTCATTTGCCGGTTCCCTGAACACGAGCAGCCCAAGACCGCGAATTTCAAGCATGTCCGCAAGCTGTTGCAGGCGGTTGAGGACTCGGGCAGGGTCCTGGTCTCGAACGGGACCTCCGTGCTCGGCATCGCCATCGGCCCCATGCCCGGCGCCTACCTGGCTGCCCAGTTCTCCGGCTCCTACGGGTTCCTCTGGATTCGCGATCAACTGGTGTGCAGCTTTGGCGACGGCCGGTTCCGCTCTTCCAATCTTCGGGCCAATCTGGTCCAACTGGAGGAGCAGCTTCTGGAAACGGACATGACCATGGAGAAGCAGAACGCCTTGTTCAAGATCGTCACCACCATGGTCAACCGGGTGCGCGATCGCAAGCACGGCTGTACCCTGGTGGTGGACATGGCCCGCGAGCCCATGACCATGTCCGGCCAGCATCTGGTGGAGCCGCTGGACCTGACCAGCACCAGCCATCTCAAGCTGGCCTGCTCCCTGGCCAAGCTGGACGGAGCCGTGCACATTGGCCGGGACCTCAAGCTGCACGGCTTTGCCTGCCTCATGGACGGCCGCAGTGTGCCCGGCGAGAACCGGGCCAGGGGCGCGCGCTTCAACTCCGCTCTGCGTTTTACCGCCGAGCACGAGGAGCTTGTGGTGGTGGTCGTGTCCGCCGACCGGCCCGTTTCCATCATCAAGGACGGGGTGGAACTGACCGCCCTGTGCCACTTCCAGCACATCTGCGGCCTGCGGCGTCCCCCGCTTCTGGCCGAGTGGGTCATGAGCTGA
- a CDS encoding competence protein ComEC, giving the protein MRADWISDPLFWVLALPALAVSGLLVQMVLSLFRCCASFKLRGRPVQLKWWMIPVTSAVCGLLWLLAALYVVFGQDIHFYG; this is encoded by the coding sequence ATGCGCGCCGACTGGATATCCGATCCCCTCTTCTGGGTCCTTGCCCTGCCCGCTTTGGCCGTCTCCGGACTGCTCGTCCAGATGGTCCTTTCCCTGTTCCGCTGTTGCGCCTCCTTCAAGCTGCGGGGACGCCCGGTCCAGCTCAAGTGGTGGATGATTCCCGTAACATCCGCTGTCTGCGGCTTGCTGTGGCTTCTTGCCGCGCTTTACGTCGTTTTTGGTCAAGATATTCATTTCTATGGATAA
- a CDS encoding methyl-accepting chemotaxis protein, translating to MRLSVKMILFCLLVGIVPLAGMAGYSLHNASESLKEQSYSKLVALQEAKSKELDGLTELWNRDITMYSEAKYVYSALVRLRDIIFYAAKPGERMNLADEDYAHALKRVVPDFAPWVKVRGYADALLLDDTGRIVFSVAMGRELGEDIVNGPMAGSRLAGAWKRALKGETVFVDFAPYSPLDGLPCAFIAAPVRRYGEGIEGVAVLRIPIDSVDRVMRVRAGMGKTGETFLVGSDGLMRSDLHSDPEAHSVIASFADPGSGTMDSEPARRALGGESGRMDSVDYRGCEVLAAYSPINVGGVVWGLVAKIDASEALNPVRGLENAAMAVGSVSAAGIVLITLIFLRMVLLKPLRELRVYAGRVADGDLDARPEGRFKGELGEVTEAIERMVHNLGEKMREAGEASRLAETRAAEAEAAVVRAEGERRARTDAARAQREGMLQAAGMLDNVVSGMREASATVNQESDRIMEGANSLSSRVEITAASMEELAGSIREVANNAETASKDAEFARQRAQEGSEVVRRTVESIGDVYSITEQLKEQVSSLGGKADSIGKVMNVISDIADQTNLLALNAAIEAARAGEAGRGFAVVADEVRKLAEKTMDATREVGGSIAAIQADVRENIKGMDRAAERVDVANRLAGESGQALSEIMEFFETVTRQVETIATASIQQSSVGEEINQAVSEVDTVSTQTAGAVAQTGGAIGELTGQIETLSKLYGLFMLLGEGVVQQQVEALAKAPDLAVSDRRFKVLQRVVRDNPSLETAWIVDSRGVQSSEFATASGGSENLKGGPGSSWADRDWFRETMRTGESFISNIYYSEALEDYCLTVATPVKDGEGHILSVLAVDVRHAV from the coding sequence ATGCGACTCAGCGTCAAGATGATACTGTTCTGCCTGTTGGTGGGGATTGTTCCCCTGGCGGGCATGGCGGGTTACAGTTTGCACAACGCTTCGGAGAGCTTGAAGGAACAGTCCTACAGCAAGCTCGTGGCCCTGCAGGAAGCAAAGTCCAAAGAGCTGGACGGGCTGACCGAGCTTTGGAACCGTGACATCACCATGTATTCCGAGGCCAAATACGTATACAGCGCGTTGGTCAGGCTTCGTGACATCATTTTCTACGCCGCTAAACCCGGCGAGCGCATGAACCTGGCTGACGAGGATTACGCGCACGCCCTGAAACGGGTCGTCCCGGATTTCGCCCCATGGGTCAAGGTGCGCGGGTACGCCGACGCCCTGCTTCTGGACGACACCGGGCGTATCGTCTTTTCCGTGGCCATGGGCCGCGAGTTGGGTGAGGACATCGTCAACGGCCCCATGGCCGGGAGCCGCCTCGCCGGGGCCTGGAAGCGGGCCTTGAAGGGCGAGACCGTGTTCGTCGACTTCGCCCCCTACTCGCCTCTCGACGGGCTGCCCTGCGCCTTTATCGCCGCTCCCGTCCGCCGTTACGGCGAGGGTATCGAGGGCGTGGCCGTGCTCCGCATTCCCATCGATTCCGTGGACAGGGTCATGCGCGTCAGGGCGGGCATGGGCAAAACCGGCGAAACATTTCTGGTGGGATCGGATGGGCTTATGCGGTCCGATCTCCATTCCGATCCCGAGGCGCACAGCGTGATCGCCTCCTTTGCCGATCCCGGATCGGGGACCATGGATTCCGAACCGGCCCGCCGCGCGCTCGGCGGCGAGAGCGGCCGCATGGACAGCGTCGACTATCGAGGTTGCGAGGTCCTGGCCGCCTATTCCCCGATCAACGTCGGCGGTGTGGTCTGGGGGCTGGTGGCCAAGATCGACGCTTCAGAGGCCCTGAATCCGGTGCGCGGACTTGAGAACGCGGCCATGGCCGTGGGCAGCGTGTCCGCAGCGGGTATTGTTCTCATTACCTTGATTTTCTTGCGTATGGTTCTGCTCAAGCCGCTCAGGGAATTGCGTGTTTACGCAGGCCGTGTGGCCGATGGCGACCTGGACGCGCGGCCCGAGGGCCGGTTCAAGGGCGAATTGGGCGAAGTCACCGAGGCCATTGAGCGGATGGTTCACAACCTGGGCGAGAAGATGCGGGAGGCTGGGGAGGCGTCGCGTCTTGCCGAGACCCGCGCCGCCGAGGCCGAGGCCGCCGTTGTCCGGGCCGAAGGGGAACGCCGGGCGCGCACGGACGCGGCCCGGGCCCAGCGCGAGGGGATGCTTCAGGCAGCCGGAATGCTGGATAATGTCGTCTCCGGAATGCGCGAGGCGTCGGCCACGGTGAACCAGGAGTCCGATCGGATCATGGAAGGGGCCAACAGCCTCAGTTCTCGCGTGGAGATCACGGCGGCGTCCATGGAGGAGCTTGCCGGGTCCATCCGCGAGGTGGCGAACAACGCCGAGACAGCGTCCAAGGACGCGGAATTCGCGCGCCAGCGCGCCCAGGAAGGGTCCGAGGTGGTGCGCCGCACCGTGGAGTCCATCGGCGACGTGTATTCCATCACCGAGCAGCTCAAGGAGCAGGTTTCCAGCCTGGGCGGCAAGGCCGATTCCATCGGCAAGGTTATGAACGTGATCTCCGACATCGCCGACCAGACCAACCTCCTGGCGCTCAATGCGGCTATCGAAGCCGCCCGCGCTGGCGAGGCCGGACGCGGATTCGCGGTGGTCGCCGACGAGGTTCGCAAACTCGCGGAAAAGACCATGGACGCCACCCGTGAGGTGGGCGGGTCCATCGCGGCTATCCAGGCCGACGTGCGCGAGAACATCAAGGGCATGGACCGCGCCGCCGAAAGGGTGGACGTGGCCAACCGTCTGGCCGGGGAATCGGGGCAGGCGCTCAGCGAGATCATGGAGTTTTTCGAGACCGTCACGCGGCAGGTGGAGACCATCGCCACCGCCAGCATTCAGCAGTCCAGCGTGGGCGAGGAGATCAATCAGGCCGTGAGCGAGGTGGACACCGTGTCCACGCAGACCGCCGGGGCCGTGGCCCAGACCGGCGGAGCCATCGGCGAGCTGACCGGCCAGATCGAGACCCTGTCCAAGCTTTACGGGTTGTTCATGCTCCTGGGTGAAGGCGTGGTCCAGCAGCAGGTGGAAGCCCTGGCCAAGGCCCCGGACCTGGCCGTGTCCGACAGACGGTTCAAGGTGTTGCAACGGGTGGTCCGGGACAATCCGAGTCTGGAGACGGCCTGGATCGTGGACTCCCGGGGCGTGCAGTCCTCGGAGTTCGCTACGGCGAGTGGCGGATCGGAGAACCTGAAAGGCGGGCCGGGGTCCAGTTGGGCCGACCGCGACTGGTTCCGCGAAACCATGCGCACCGGTGAGAGTTTTATCTCGAACATCTATTATTCCGAAGCCTTGGAAGACTATTGTTTGACCGTTGCGACGCCGGTCAAGGATGGCGAAGGCCACATTCTGTCCGTGCTGGCCGTGGACGTCCGCCACGCGGTCTAG
- a CDS encoding ABC transporter substrate-binding protein — MKNKRITRFRFSAVLCLTWLLWTCAPALARDVLLLHSDPAPTPWNQRLASGLIEGLGSRAGVQQAFLPSDSTDEDAFDAAYDRMSEAMAGKTPDAVVTEGDIAFAFARKFRDLFPNAPLIFCAMDRPNPRELSECGNCTGIPMTCSVRENVNLIFAMRPETRLLVAIVDGAPESARIRKAVNRAMEPYLDRAQIMFPGFEAGDDGELNLAELGDTLASVPSSGAVLFLRFTEDRDGNPVSNENIAALIRARAASPIFLVNDAAFGSGAVGGLMIPAKNVGENAARVALKVLDGVDVREMLPVSTEPVMRFDGTALARFGLHAPDGAEVVNPPAGKVEERSVLPVTGLAWALGLAALVVLAMLVHRRPRFGR; from the coding sequence TTGAAAAACAAACGAATTACACGGTTCCGATTTTCCGCAGTACTGTGCCTGACATGGTTGCTCTGGACCTGCGCCCCGGCCTTGGCCAGGGATGTTCTCCTGCTCCATTCCGACCCCGCCCCCACCCCTTGGAACCAGCGGTTGGCATCAGGGCTGATCGAGGGCCTGGGCAGCAGGGCAGGGGTGCAACAGGCGTTTCTCCCGTCCGACAGCACGGACGAGGACGCCTTTGACGCGGCCTACGACAGAATGTCCGAAGCCATGGCCGGGAAGACGCCCGACGCCGTTGTGACCGAGGGCGACATCGCCTTTGCCTTTGCCCGCAAATTCAGGGACCTGTTCCCGAACGCGCCGCTGATCTTCTGCGCCATGGACCGCCCCAATCCGAGAGAGCTTTCCGAATGCGGCAACTGCACCGGCATTCCCATGACCTGCTCTGTGCGCGAAAACGTGAATCTTATCTTCGCCATGCGTCCCGAGACCCGGCTCTTGGTGGCCATTGTGGACGGCGCTCCCGAGTCGGCTCGGATCAGAAAAGCCGTGAACCGGGCCATGGAACCCTATCTGGACCGGGCGCAAATCATGTTCCCGGGCTTTGAGGCGGGAGACGACGGGGAGCTGAATCTTGCCGAACTGGGCGACACCCTGGCCAGCGTGCCTTCATCGGGCGCGGTTCTTTTCCTGCGGTTTACCGAAGACCGTGACGGCAACCCCGTGTCGAACGAGAATATAGCGGCCCTCATCCGGGCACGCGCGGCCTCGCCCATATTCCTCGTCAACGACGCGGCCTTCGGGTCCGGGGCGGTAGGCGGGCTGATGATTCCCGCCAAGAATGTCGGCGAGAACGCGGCCAGAGTGGCGCTCAAAGTCCTCGACGGCGTTGACGTCCGCGAGATGCTGCCCGTCTCCACCGAGCCGGTGATGCGGTTCGACGGCACGGCCCTGGCGCGCTTCGGCCTGCACGCGCCGGACGGTGCCGAAGTGGTCAATCCGCCCGCGGGCAAGGTGGAGGAACGGTCGGTTCTGCCGGTCACCGGGCTTGCCTGGGCCTTGGGATTGGCCGCCCTTGTCGTGCTGGCCATGCTCGTTCACCGCCGTCCGCGATTCGGCCGCTAG